The Salegentibacter mishustinae genomic interval AAAACAGGACCTTCATCACCGTCACTAGAAATAGTAACTCCCTGCCCAAATCCAAGCGTAAAATTCAATAAAAAAATAAGGAGAAAAAGGCTGGTGTTCCGGTATAAGGGTAGTAACCGAAAAGTAAAAGTGAAGTTTGTAGGGTAAAGTTGCTTCATAACCGGAAATTAGCGCCTCCGGCAGTAAAGATAAAACTTGTGGTGGGAAAGCTTTAAAAATTACGTTAATTCTACGGTTTCCCGTAATTTAAAAGCAGCATAAAAATACCAGGCCAGGTAGTGGCCGGGAAGGTTTTGTAAAGAATTCCGGGTAGGAAAACAATGAGAGTAGCTTTTTTGCTAAAGCCTATCCTACACGTCAGGCATTCGTCTAAGTATCGTCATGCGGCCACGATAATTCGGGGACCACGTCATCCTGAACTTGTTTCAGGATCTAAGTTGTTGGTATTCCAAACATGCTAGATGCTGAAACAAGTTCAGCATGACGATAGTACGACCCGCGTGGTGCTGAAATAAATTCAGCATGACGATAAATCTTAAATGGACTAAATATACATTTAAGCCACTCTCATTATTCCCGGAAACTGAAAATCACCTCGCTTATGCTTCGGCGTTTTCCTGGTTTTTAACCACCAATCTAAATCCTTCGCCGTGAATGTTTAGAATCTCTACATTCTCGTCTTTCTTAAGGTATTTACGCAGTTTGGCGATATATACATCCATACTTCTGGAAGTAAAATAGTTGTCGTCTCTCCAAATTTTGGTAAGCGCCAATTCCCTTGGCATCAAATCGTTTTCGTGCAGGGCAAGCAAACGCAACAATTCGTTCTCTTTTGGAGATAGTTTTTGTGCTTCTTCGTCTTTAAAAGTTAAGAATCTCAACTTAGAGTTTAAATGAAAAGCACCGATCTCGAATTCAAATTGCTTAGAATCTGCAACGCTATCTGTAGCTTTACGCTGCATAATAGCTTTAATCTTCATAAGCAATACTTCGCTATCAAAAGGTTTGTTCAGGTAATCGTCTGCACCAACTTTATAACCTTTAAGCACGTCTTCTTTCATCGCTTTGGCGGTAAGGAAGATAATTGGAATTTCTTCGTTCTTTTCTCTTATCTCCTTAGCCAGCGTAAAGCCGTCTTTGTAAGGCATCATAACATCCAGGATACAAAGGTCGAAATCGTCTTTTTTAAACTTTTCAAATCCTTCCATTCCATTTTTGGCGTGCGTTACTTCGTAATCGTTCATCGCCAAATAATCTTTTAAGACAGTTCCAAAGTTTGGATCGTCTTCTACTAACAAAATTTTCTTGTCTTCAGTTTCCATATATTAAGATATTAGAGGTAATTTAATTATAAATGTGCTTCCTTTTCCTTTTTCGCTTTCTACCGAAACCTGTCCGTGGTGGTCTTCTATAATTCGCTTGGCATAAGCCAAACCTAAACCGTGACCTTTCACGTTATGGATATCGCCGGTATGTTCGCGATAAAACTTTTCAAATATTTTCTTTTGAACCAGTTTACTCATTCCTGTTCCCTGGTCGCGAATCTTAAGAATGATGTAGTTCTTTACATTTTCGGTATAAATATCAATCTTAGGCTCGTCTTCAGAGTATTTTACGGCGTTATCCAGCATATTCACGATCACATTGGTAAAATGGTCCTGGTTGGCTAAAATTGAAGAGCGCAGGGCTCCAAAATGGGTTTGTACATACCCGCCACGATCTTCTACAATAAGTTCTATGTGGGTAATGGCGTCTTCTACAATTTCGTGTAGTTGAACTCTTTCTTTTTTAAGATCAAGCTCGTTCTTTTCCAGCTTAGAAATACGCAATACATTCTCTACCTGGGCGTGCATTCTCTTATTTTCGTCCCTAATCATTTTAAGATAGCGCTTTTTCTTTTCTTCGTCGCTACTAATCTTAGGGTTTTTAATCGCGTCTAAAGCCAGGTTGATGGTGGCGATAGGCGTTTTAAATTCGTGCGTCATATTATTGATAAAATCGGTCTTTATCTGCGAGATCTGCCGTTGTTTTATCAATTGTGATAGGGCGCTGGAATACGCAATCACAATAATTAGCGTAAATATTATAGAGAGTGCCGCCATTAAAGTTACAGATGAAAGCACTACTTTTTTCTTTTCGGTAAAATTTACCAGTAACTGGTAATTGCTATTCCCCAGGTCGTCTGCAAAAAGCGGTACGCCGTAAGTGGCTGGATGACTTAGTGAAAAATCATCACTATGTAAATTCGTTGAAATACTATTGCTATACACGCCATACTCAAATTCTGAAGCGATCTCCCGGTTGCTTAATTCTTTTGTTAAGAGCGTTTTTATAGTTTCTTCGCTTACTCTTTGGTGCAGTGGTAACCTGCTGGTATGATCGGCAATATATTCTTTCAGCAAATTCTTCTCATATTCGTCCATACGAATAATACGCTCTATTTGCTGTTGTGAACTAAGGCTGCTGCCATCCAAATTATTGCGACTATTTACAATACTGGTCACCTTTTTATTGATAAGCTTGGTGAAGGGGATACTATCTCTTGCCGATTCTATAAAACCCGAAGAAACCTTATAATCTTCTTCCAGGATCGCATCAGAATGAAACAGGGTTTGATTCCTTAACTTATTTTGATTTACGTAAGAATATTCGGTAATGGTAGAAGATTCTAATCGGCTATTAGTGCTATCGGCATCCTTAAATTTCATCCAGTAATCTTCAATTTCCTGGTTTTGAATTTCGGAAGCTACGCGTAAAAGCACCTGTTTAACATCGTAGGTAAACTGCTCTTCTTTATCATCTACAGTACTCTTAATCCAGTATCCCTGAACGAAAATAATGCCAATAAGGGAGAGGCTCATTAAGATTACAAGAAGTAAGAAAAGCTTTTTATTCATGTGGCCAAAAGTAATATTTTAACATTTAGGGCTTCAAGCGTTTAACCAAATGTTAACAAAACTTCTGCTAATTTTTACCTCGTTTTAAGATAATCTCGTGTAATTCGTCAACACGAGTTCTGGTAAGGGCTAAATCGTGATTTTCTATTTCAAAATCGGCCAGTTTTTTCTTGCGTTCGTCACTCCATTGTTTAGCCATTCGGGCTTCAATTTCTTCCAGCGTGCTTTGGTCCCGTTGCCGTAATCTTTTAAGCTTTTCTTCTTTGCTGGCGGTAACCAGGATATTTAGATCGCATTTCTTATAACCGCCGGCTTCAAAGAGAATGGCGGCTTCGTAAAGCACATAGGGTGAATTTTGCTTGCTATGCCAGTTTTCAAAATCTTTGGCTACCGCAGGATGAATTATCTTATTTAAAGCATCCAGTTTTTCTGATTCCTTAAATACTACGGAAGCGATGTGTTTGCGATTGGGCGATTTCCCGGTGTATGCATCTTCACCAATTAATTCTATTACTTTTTCCCTTATTTCTGCTGAAGTTTCTAGGAGGCGTTTCCCGGCATCGTCTGCAATATAGACCGGTACGCCTTTTTCTTTAAAAAAACCAGCCACGGTGGTTTTCCCGCTGCCAATTCCGCCGGTAAGACCTACCACCATCATCGCTTTATTACAAATTGAATTTTACGCTCGTTAAGCCGAAGATTTCTTACAAAAGAGGGAGATTTAACGATGCTGGCAATTATAAAATCATCGCCTTCATCTATATCATTAAAATCACAAACCACTCTAAAATTTTCGGCTTCCACCATTTCATATTGCCTTAAATTCACCTGGAAATAGACTAAAACCTCTTTAGGGAATATAGAAATATTGGTATTCTCGGGCAGGTTCTTAATTTCTACCGGCACTGTAACGCTCCCTTCGGTAAATTTCTCTACTTCCTGGCTATAGGCAACCTCTGTGGTATAAAAGCTGAGCATCCCCAGGTTTGAGGTATCTACTTTTACGCTACCCGAAACATTAGATTTTATATTATTGATCTTTAAATAAACGGTATTTAGACTTTGTAAAGTATCAATAATCCCCTCGGGCCCGCTTACCTTTATGGAGTCGGGGCTTAATTTCACTTTCTCGCTAGCCGAATATCCAACCGCATAACTTAAATTGATTCTAGGATTGAGCTTAACCTTTTTTTCTTTTTTAGGCTGAAAATCAATAAAAAGATTGTCTTTAATAAACCTGGCTCTTTCAAAATCGATATTTACCTGGTCTTCCAGGCTCTCACGGTTAGCTTCAAAATTATAAACCAGCGCGCCGTTTTGTGTAGAAGCTTTCCCGAGGTCTAACTCTACTTCGGGTCTAAAG includes:
- a CDS encoding response regulator transcription factor: METEDKKILLVEDDPNFGTVLKDYLAMNDYEVTHAKNGMEGFEKFKKDDFDLCILDVMMPYKDGFTLAKEIREKNEEIPIIFLTAKAMKEDVLKGYKVGADDYLNKPFDSEVLLMKIKAIMQRKATDSVADSKQFEFEIGAFHLNSKLRFLTFKDEEAQKLSPKENELLRLLALHENDLMPRELALTKIWRDDNYFTSRSMDVYIAKLRKYLKKDENVEILNIHGEGFRLVVKNQENAEA
- a CDS encoding sensor histidine kinase, with protein sequence MNKKLFLLLVILMSLSLIGIIFVQGYWIKSTVDDKEEQFTYDVKQVLLRVASEIQNQEIEDYWMKFKDADSTNSRLESSTITEYSYVNQNKLRNQTLFHSDAILEEDYKVSSGFIESARDSIPFTKLINKKVTSIVNSRNNLDGSSLSSQQQIERIIRMDEYEKNLLKEYIADHTSRLPLHQRVSEETIKTLLTKELSNREIASEFEYGVYSNSISTNLHSDDFSLSHPATYGVPLFADDLGNSNYQLLVNFTEKKKVVLSSVTLMAALSIIFTLIIVIAYSSALSQLIKQRQISQIKTDFINNMTHEFKTPIATINLALDAIKNPKISSDEEKKKRYLKMIRDENKRMHAQVENVLRISKLEKNELDLKKERVQLHEIVEDAITHIELIVEDRGGYVQTHFGALRSSILANQDHFTNVIVNMLDNAVKYSEDEPKIDIYTENVKNYIILKIRDQGTGMSKLVQKKIFEKFYREHTGDIHNVKGHGLGLAYAKRIIEDHHGQVSVESEKGKGSTFIIKLPLIS
- the coaE gene encoding dephospho-CoA kinase (Dephospho-CoA kinase (CoaE) performs the final step in coenzyme A biosynthesis.), which encodes MMVVGLTGGIGSGKTTVAGFFKEKGVPVYIADDAGKRLLETSAEIREKVIELIGEDAYTGKSPNRKHIASVVFKESEKLDALNKIIHPAVAKDFENWHSKQNSPYVLYEAAILFEAGGYKKCDLNILVTASKEEKLKRLRQRDQSTLEEIEARMAKQWSDERKKKLADFEIENHDLALTRTRVDELHEIILKRGKN
- a CDS encoding CdaR family protein encodes the protein MLKNLKFKRISIKRSSLKTFGFFLLFSSFIWFSVQISKEYTQIIDIPVSYVNIPLDKSISKERPENLKLRIQDKGFAIWYYQIFRPEVELDLGKASTQNGALVYNFEANRESLEDQVNIDFERARFIKDNLFIDFQPKKEKKVKLNPRINLSYAVGYSASEKVKLSPDSIKVSGPEGIIDTLQSLNTVYLKINNIKSNVSGSVKVDTSNLGMLSFYTTEVAYSQEVEKFTEGSVTVPVEIKNLPENTNISIFPKEVLVYFQVNLRQYEMVEAENFRVVCDFNDIDEGDDFIIASIVKSPSFVRNLRLNERKIQFVIKR